The genomic DNA AAAACAAGTGACAGATTTCCACCTAGTAAATTAACACCACTAAATTTACTAAAATCAGAAATCCTAAGCATATTAACCAAAGTTGAACGAATTTCATAAGGCACCTTAAGATTTTGCAAAATTTCAGAAATTTCAGTTGTGGTAATTGCATTAAAATCAAAGCCTGTTTTTTTTGATAAATAAACCCTTAAAGAAGAGTTTAATAAATTATAAAAAACAATTTGATCCTCTTCATTTTTAATATAATTAGATAAAATAACAAACTGTTTTTGAAAAATTCTATATGGCTTCCTCAAATTATGTCTCATTATTAAAAATGTTAATAAATTCCTTATAAGCTTTAAAAACTTAATAAAAACATAAGGAACCACCATAAGTGCTAAAACAAAAATAACAAGGTAAGTGCTTGTTCCTGGAAGAAAAAGGACACCCTCTATATTTTGTATCATAAGAGAATCATCTGCCGCTATTAGCTTACTTGTATTTATTTTTATATTTTTAAGAACAACTTTGATTGATTTATTATTCTTGCTAACATCTCCAACATAAATGAGTGGAAGAGTATTGCTTCCAACATAAAATGAAACAAACTGTATTATTATCTCTCCTCTTTCTGGTCTGTAAATAAGTGAATTAACCTCAACAAACTCATTCTTAATTTCCTTAAAATCAGCAGGAGTAAAATTTTCATCCTCACTAAGAACCAAAGAAAATTTAAGCTCAACAGTATCTCCAACATAATAACGAGTTGGAATAAATATTTCATTTTTTAACTCATACGAGAATAAATTAAGAGATAAAAAAGATACAAAAATAATAATTATATTTTTCAAACCTTGTTATCCTTTTTTAAAAGGGCTTTTATTTTTCTAAAAACATCATCTTTTGTGCTAATTTCTATAAAATTAATACTTCTCCTTACACACTCTTGCTTCCACCTTATTTTATCCAAAGTCCAATAATTTTTATAACCATTCACTATTGTTTTACTAAAACCGGAAGCTAAAAAATTCTCACCCGTTTCAATATCTTCATAAGTTAAAAATCCATACTGAGGAAGATTTTCATCAAAAAAATCTGTAAGCCTTATTGCAATAATGTTATGACGCTTACTAAGTACAGTTAAAGACCTAAAATAATCACTAGCCTTAAAATCCGAAATAATGATAATTAAAGACCTTTTTTTATAATACTCGGCTGTGTTTTTAAATATATAAGTTAAATTACTACCTCTTTGTAGTTTCCTATTTATTGTTTCATTTAAAATTAATCCTAAATGTGAATGCCCTTTTCTAGAAGGAATAAATTTATCTGTTTTACTTGAAAAAAAAGTTATGCCTATTTTGTCATTATTAAAAAATGCCATATGGGCAAAAATAGAAACTAAAAGATCCTGGATTTCTTTTTTATTAATAGTGCTTCCCAAACTCATTGAAAGTGAATTATCAACAAGAAGATGAAGATTCATTCCCTTATCTTCTTTAAAAACCTTTGAAAATATGCTATCTGTTTTAGAACTAACATTCCAATCAATAAATCTAGCATCATCCGTCTCTTCATAAGGTCTAAATTCATGAAATTCAAGACCAAGACCCTTAAAAATTGAACGATATCCACCAAAATTAAGTTCTAAAAGCATTTTTCTTGAAAAAAATTTTAAAGCTTTTATTTTAGTCTTCGTGCTAGTATTTAATTCATTATTCTCTTGCATCTTATAGCAACCCTTAAGGCAGTGCTACAGCTGAGAGAAGTATCTTAATAATATCATCTGTATTCATCTCTTCAACCTCTGCTTCATAAGATGGCGTAATCCTGTGTCTTAACACATTATAGGCTACAGCCTTAACATCTTCTGGAAGAACAAATAAGCGCCCCTCATAAAGAGCGTTAACACGAGCACATTTGAGCAAACTAATTGACGCCCTAGGAGATGCTCCAAATTCAATATATTTAGTAAATGGATAAGTCTTTTTGTCATTCTCACGAGAAGCTGCTATTAAAGTAACGATATAAAGCATTATTTTATCATCTACCTTAACCTTGGTAACTATACGCTTAAGATCCGACAAAGAGTAAGAATTCATTACCTTTGCAACTTTAATATTTTCAAGTCCACCTCCAACTGAAAATATTTTAAGAAGTTTTATTTCATCTTGAATAGCAGGATAATTCACATTAACTTTAAGCAAAAATCTATCAAGTTGAGCTTCCGGTAAATTATAAGTACCCTCTTGTTCAATCGGATTTTGTGTTGCAAGCACAAAGAATGGATCTGGAAGTTTATGGGTTTCATCTCCAAGAGTTACCTGACACTCACCCATTGCTTCAAGAAGCGCTGATTGAACCTTTGCAGGTGCCCTATTAATTTCATCTGCTAAAATAATATTTGAAAATATAGGACCCTTTCTTACCTTAAAAGTACCCGTTGTATTCTTATACACCATATTTCCCGTAAGATCTGAGGGTAAAAGGTCTGGCGTAAATTGAACTCTTTTAAAACCAAGATCAAGAACATCTGAGACTGTCTGTATTGTTAATGTCTTTGCAAGTCCTGGAACACCCTCAAGCAATACATGTCCTTCGGTCAAAATTCCCATCAAAATAGCATCAATCATTTCTTTTTGCCCAAGAATTCTACTTGAAACCTCTCTTCTAAACTTATTTATTAAACTTAATGCATTCTCTACTTCTGAATCTATTTGAAAACTACCTTTCATACTACTCCTATATTACTAAAGTTTATTTATCGTCAAAACAAACATAAAAATGATAATAACAAACATAAAATTACTATGCATAAAGCAGAAGTAAATTCCTTTCCTTTTCCCCATTAATTAATGATGGTTTGATTTCTATTTTTCTAAATAAGATTTCAATAGATTCAATTTCAAATTCAATCTTATTAAGCTTCCCCTTATAAGCCATAATCAAGCCTCCATCTTTTAAAACCAACCTCAAAATATTTGCATATTCCCTTATATCCCTAAAAGCCCTAAACGTAATAAATTCATATTCATTTTTTTCTTCTCTAATATCGTGCTCTAAAATTTCTACATTACCCAAACCAAGTTCTACCTTCATCATTCTCAAAAAAGTAGCCTTTTTATTGCTTCTCTCAAGAAGAAAATACTTTCTATATTTATCAAAAAGAGCCAAAACAAGTCCCGGAAATCCTGCGCCACTACCCACATCAAGTACTTGATGTGGGTTATTATCAATAATAACAGGAAAGCCTGCCAGAGAATCCAAAGCATGTAAAAGTATCGTATTAAAATTTTTATCATTATTTGACACTAAATTAAACCTATTACCAAATAACAAAATTCTTTCTATATAAATCTTTAATTTATCAATACTTTCTGAAGTGAAAGAAATTCCTAAATTTTTCATAGTAGATTCAAAAAAACGCATCATAAAGCCAAATTAAGTACTACCCTATTTTTAGGATTTGAAAAATATATAAGCAAAACTTGAATATCTGTATTCCTAATACCAGAAATTCTGCTTGCCTGTGCTAAGTTTGCTGGTTGTATTTTAACAAATTTTTCCCTAGCTTCTCTTGATAAACCATCAATTTCATAATTAAAATCAAGAGGCAACTTAATAAGTTCAAGATTATTCATCTTTCTAATTAAGTCTCTCTGTCTATTAATATAGCCTTCATACTTAATATCTAACTCAACTTGTTCAAGAACAACTTTTGAAAAATTAAATTTAGAATCTATCTTAACAAGATCCTTTAAATTAATATATGGATCCTTTAGTATATGATAAAAATCTTTACTAACATGCTTCTTTAACTGCAAAGTACTAGCTTCTCTATCCTTAAGACGCCTCTGTCGCAAAAGTTCCTTAATTTCTTCTATTTTTTGTTCCTTTAAAAGATATTCAGAATATTTTTCCTCCCCAACCAATCCAACTTTATATCCTAATTTAATTAACCTCTTATCGCTAGTGTCATGTCGTAAATTAAGTCTATGTTCAGCTCTTGAGGTAAACATTCTGTAAGGTTCCTTAGTTCCCTTAGTAACAAGGTCATCAATGAGTACTCCAATGTAAGAACTCGTTCTTGTAAGTATCATTGGTTCCTTGTTTTGAATTTTAAGTGCTGCATTAATTCCAGCCATCAACCCTTGCGCAGCAGCTTCCTCATACCCCGAAGAACCATTGGTTTGCCCTGCAATAAAGAGACCCTCAATTCTCTTAGTTTCAAGACTTGCATAAAGCTCAATAGGATTAATATAATCATATTCAACTGCATATCCAGGCCTTGTAATAATAGCATCCTCAAGTCCATCAATACTACGAATTAACTTTACCTGAACATCCTCAGGTAAGGAAGTACTCAGTCCATTAAGATACATTTCCTCAGTACTCAAGCCTTCAGGCTCAATAAATATTTGATGTCTATCTTTATCTCTAAATTTTACTATTTTATCTTCAATTGAAGGACAATACCTAGGACCATTTCCAATAATCTCTCCAGAATAAAGTGGTGAGAGATGCATATTGTCGCTTATAATTTCATGAGTTTTATTGTTGGTATAAGTAATATAACATGAGAGTTGAGACTTATCTATTAGATTATTTGAAAAAGAAAAAGGAACAATATCAGAATCTCCAAATTGAATTTCCGTTTTTGAAAAATTTATACTCTTCCTGTGTATTCTTGCAGGAGTACCTGTTTTGAGCCTCCCCATTTCAAATCCAAGCTCAAGTAAAATATTTTCAAGTCCAAAAGCCGCAGGCTCAGATAACCTTCCCATAAAAGCTTTATATTCACCAATAAATATTTTACCTCTAAGAAAAGTTCCAGTTGTAAGAACTACAACACGAGATGTAAATTTATTACCCCTTTCTGTAATAACTCCTTCAATTTTATTCTTCATAGAATTAAGCAAAAAATCAGTTACAGTATCTTGAAAAAGATCAAGATTACTTTGCCTTTCCAATGTTTCCTTTGCCTTGACCTGATACACCAACTTATCGGCCTGAGCACGTGGCGCCTGCACAGCAGGTCCCCTACTTTTATTTAAAATTCTAAATTGAATCATGCTAAAATCAATAATACGTCCCATTTCTCCACCAAGAGCATCAATTTCACGTACCATGTTTCCCTTAGCAAGACCACCAATTGCCGGATTACAAGAAAGTTTTCCAATCGTATCTAAATTTTGAGTGATTAAAAGCGTCTTAAAATTTAACCTCGAAAGAGCAAGTGATGCCTCAATACCAGCATGCCCTCCTCCAATAACAATAGCATCGAAATCCATACCTATTTTCCTAAACAAAAATTCTTAAACATATTACCAAGAACATCCTCATTAGTAACCTCACCCGTTATTTCACCTAAAAGGTTAAGAATCTCATAAACATCAAATGCCAACATATCATAACTTACTTGTTGTTCTATTTTATCTAGTAACTCAATAATCAAACTATAAGCTTTCTTTAAAAGTTCTGCCTGACGACTTGATGCAATGACAACATCATAAGAATTAATATCAACATAATCAAAACATGTAAATGCCCTTATTTTATCATAAAGAGAATCTATTCCAAATAAAGTTTTAGTACTAATTCTTACTAAATTTGATGA from Borrelia turcica IST7 includes the following:
- a CDS encoding DUF58 domain-containing protein, translating into MQENNELNTSTKTKIKALKFFSRKMLLELNFGGYRSIFKGLGLEFHEFRPYEETDDARFIDWNVSSKTDSIFSKVFKEDKGMNLHLLVDNSLSMSLGSTINKKEIQDLLVSIFAHMAFFNNDKIGITFFSSKTDKFIPSRKGHSHLGLILNETINRKLQRGSNLTYIFKNTAEYYKKRSLIIIISDFKASDYFRSLTVLSKRHNIIAIRLTDFFDENLPQYGFLTYEDIETGENFLASGFSKTIVNGYKNYWTLDKIRWKQECVRRSINFIEISTKDDVFRKIKALLKKDNKV
- a CDS encoding AAA family ATPase, translating into MKGSFQIDSEVENALSLINKFRREVSSRILGQKEMIDAILMGILTEGHVLLEGVPGLAKTLTIQTVSDVLDLGFKRVQFTPDLLPSDLTGNMVYKNTTGTFKVRKGPIFSNIILADEINRAPAKVQSALLEAMGECQVTLGDETHKLPDPFFVLATQNPIEQEGTYNLPEAQLDRFLLKVNVNYPAIQDEIKLLKIFSVGGGLENIKVAKVMNSYSLSDLKRIVTKVKVDDKIMLYIVTLIAASRENDKKTYPFTKYIEFGASPRASISLLKCARVNALYEGRLFVLPEDVKAVAYNVLRHRITPSYEAEVEEMNTDDIIKILLSAVALP
- the rsmG gene encoding 16S rRNA (guanine(527)-N(7))-methyltransferase RsmG, with product MMRFFESTMKNLGISFTSESIDKLKIYIERILLFGNRFNLVSNNDKNFNTILLHALDSLAGFPVIIDNNPHQVLDVGSGAGFPGLVLALFDKYRKYFLLERSNKKATFLRMMKVELGLGNVEILEHDIREEKNEYEFITFRAFRDIREYANILRLVLKDGGLIMAYKGKLNKIEFEIESIEILFRKIEIKPSLINGEKERNLLLLYA
- the mnmG gene encoding tRNA uridine-5-carboxymethylaminomethyl(34) synthesis enzyme MnmG, yielding MDFDAIVIGGGHAGIEASLALSRLNFKTLLITQNLDTIGKLSCNPAIGGLAKGNMVREIDALGGEMGRIIDFSMIQFRILNKSRGPAVQAPRAQADKLVYQVKAKETLERQSNLDLFQDTVTDFLLNSMKNKIEGVITERGNKFTSRVVVLTTGTFLRGKIFIGEYKAFMGRLSEPAAFGLENILLELGFEMGRLKTGTPARIHRKSINFSKTEIQFGDSDIVPFSFSNNLIDKSQLSCYITYTNNKTHEIISDNMHLSPLYSGEIIGNGPRYCPSIEDKIVKFRDKDRHQIFIEPEGLSTEEMYLNGLSTSLPEDVQVKLIRSIDGLEDAIITRPGYAVEYDYINPIELYASLETKRIEGLFIAGQTNGSSGYEEAAAQGLMAGINAALKIQNKEPMILTRTSSYIGVLIDDLVTKGTKEPYRMFTSRAEHRLNLRHDTSDKRLIKLGYKVGLVGEEKYSEYLLKEQKIEEIKELLRQRRLKDREASTLQLKKHVSKDFYHILKDPYINLKDLVKIDSKFNFSKVVLEQVELDIKYEGYINRQRDLIRKMNNLELIKLPLDFNYEIDGLSREAREKFVKIQPANLAQASRISGIRNTDIQVLLIYFSNPKNRVVLNLAL